A genomic segment from Enoplosus armatus isolate fEnoArm2 chromosome 12, fEnoArm2.hap1, whole genome shotgun sequence encodes:
- the mdh1ab gene encoding malate dehydrogenase 1Ab, NAD (soluble) — MNMAEPIRVLVTGAAGQIAYSLLFSIAKGDVFGKDQPVILLLLDITPMLPVLEGVVMELQDCALPLLKDIVPTDKEEVAFKDLDAAILVGSMPRKEGMERKDLLKANVAIFKSQGSALEKYAKKTVKVLVVGNPANTNCLIAAKSAPSIPKENFSCLTRLDHNRARSQVAMRCGVPATHVRNVIIWGNHSSTQYPDVHHCLVNMSGSELACFDAVKDDAWLKGDFISTVQQRGAAVIKARKLSSAMSAAKAICDHMRDIWTGTAEGEFISMGVYSSGNTYGVPGDLIYSFPVQIKDKTWKMVEGLAINTFSQAKMDATAAELMDERDTAVAFLGV, encoded by the exons ATGAACATG GCTGAGCCTATTAGAGTTCTGGTGACCGGCGCTGCTGGGCAGATTGCCTATTCCCTGTTGTTCAGCATTGCCAAGGGAGATGTCTTTGGCAAAgatcag CCTGTCATCTTGCTCCTTTTGGACATCACTCCCATGTTGCCAGTCCTGGAAGGTGTTGTCATGGAGCTGCAGGACTGTGCCCTCCCACTTCTGAAAG ACATTGTCCCCACTGACAAGGAGGAAGTGGCCTTCAAGGACCTGGACGCAGCCATCTTGGTGGGCTCCATGCCCAGGAAGGAGGGCATGGAGAGGAAGGACCTGCTCAAAGCCAACGTGGCCATCTTCAAGAGCCAGGGATCAGCCCTGGAGAAGTACGCCAAGAAGACTGTCAAG gTGCTGGTTGTGGGAAACCCTGCCAACACCAACTGTCTGATTGCAGCCAAGTCTGCTCCCTCCATCCCCAAAGAGAATTTCTCCTGCCTCACCCGTCTGGACCACAACAGGGCTCGCTCTCAG GTGGCGATGCGCTGTGGCGTTCCTGCCACCCATGTGAGGAATGTGATCATCTGGGGCAATCACTCGTCCACTCAGTACCCCGACGTACATCACTGTTTGGTCAACATGTCTGGTAGCGAGCTCGCCTGCTTTGATGCAGTCAAGGATGATGCCTGGCTGAAAGGAGATTTCATTTCC acagtgcagcagagaggcgCTGCAGTCATTAAGGCCAGGAAGCTGTCCAGCGCCATGTCTGCAGCCAAGGCCATCTGTGACCACATGAGAGACATCTGGACCGGCACCGCCGAG ggtGAGTTCATCTCCATGGGTGTTTACTCCTCTGGCAACACCTATGGCGTCCCAGGAGACCTCATCTACTCATTCCCTGTCCAGATCAAG GACAAAACCTGGAAGATGGTGGAGGGCCTGGCCATCAACACCTTTTCCCAAGCAAAGATGGATGCCACAGCAGCAGAACTGATGGACGAGAGAGACACAGCTGTGGCTTTCCTGGGAGTATGA